A part of Raphanus sativus cultivar WK10039 unplaced genomic scaffold, ASM80110v3 Scaffold4270, whole genome shotgun sequence genomic DNA contains:
- the LOC130507286 gene encoding uncharacterized protein LOC130507286, which produces MSYSSLKLPIFLILSSLLHAALGEEIICENLPTSMCAFSISASGKRCLLETANVAGEYTCRTSAVEVEGIVNHVESDECVAACGVDRKTVGISSDAMMEAGFAAKLCSPACLDYCPNILDLYFNLAAGEGAFLPDLCDAQRKNPHRSMLEMLSSGAAPGPVSETAPGPVSESSAPALAPAAM; this is translated from the exons ATGTCTTATTCTTCCCTCAAATTGCCAATTTTTCTCATTCTCTCATCTCTTCTCCATGCCGCTTTAG GGGAAGAAATCATTTGCGAGAATCTACCCACTAGTATGTGCGCGTTCTCGATATCTGCTTCCGGGAAAAGATGTTTACTGGAGACAGCTAACGTCGCCGGAGAATACACTTGCCGGACTTCCGCGGTGGAAGTTGAAGGAATTGTAAACCACGTGGAGAGCGATGAGTGTGTAGCCGCTTGTGGTGTTGATAGGAAAACCGTAGGGATCTCATCGGACGCAATGATGGAGGCAGGATTCGCCGCTAAGCTTTGCTCTCCGGCTTGTTTGGACTATTGTCCTAACATTCTTGATCTTTATTTCAATCTTGCCGCCGGTGAAG GTGCATTTTTACCTGATCTATGTGATGCTCAACGGAAAAATCCACACCGGTCGATGTTGGAAATGCTCAGTTCTGGCGCGGCTCCTGGGCCAGTTTCCGAGACTGCCCCAGGCCCTGTCTCCGAATCCTCAGCCCCTGCTCTAGCTCCGGCTGCTATGTAA